ACGTGAAGTACCACTACAAGGACACCGGTGGCGCCAACGGCGTCGCGGGGGCCTCTCAGGCGCAGACCGCTGCGGGAGCGGCCGGAGACGCCATCGATCCGCTGTCGGGGCTCAAGCTGCCTTTGCCGGGGACCATCCTCTATGCGGAGATGGTGTCGACGGCGAATTCGGACGCGCCCGGCCCGGTCCTGGCCCGCGTGGCTCAGGGCGAGTTCGCCGGCGCAACGCTCATCGGGACGTTCGAGGCTCGACGGGACTCGATGGTCATCACCTTCCGCACCATGACGGTGCAGTCGCTCCGGGACGGGACCGAGGTCAACAAGAGCGTCCAGATCAACGCTGTTGGCGTGGACACGAAGAACATCGGCACCGCGATGGCGACCGATGTCGACCGTCACTTGCTGGCCAATGTCGGCTTCACGGCTGCGGCCGCTTTCGCGCAGGGCTTCGGCTCCGCGATCGGCCAGTCGGGTTCGTCGATTGTCCAGGGCACCGGCGGTATCACGATCACCAACCCCGCCTTGACGACGCGCCAGCAGCTCTACGTCGCCGGTGGCGCTGCTGCCGGTGCCGCAGGTGGCGCACTGAACCAGGCGTTCGGCAACCGGCCGCCGACCATCACCGTGGCGTCTGGGACGCCGCTTGGAATTCTCTTCCTGCCGACCGGGAGCCAGTGACATGACAAAGAAGGGCGATGAAGCCTTCGACAGCGACCTCAATTTCGGTGGCTTCGCGAACGATCCCAAGGATCGCGGTGATGACTTCGACATCGACACGATGCCGCTGCCTGGTGCCGCTGCGAAGCCGAAGGGCTTGGCGAGCAGCGAAGATGCTCCGCGCAACGACTTCGCTGATTTCGGCGTCGAGCCGGAGACTCCGCCGGTGCCGGCGAGGTCCAGCCGCATGGATGACCTCTCCGATGAGGCGTTCGGTGTCGACACCGAGCAGCCGCTTCAGATGCCTGGTCGTGGTCGCGCCGCTCCTGTCGATGACATCGACGATGGCTTCGTGGGTTTCAAGCCCGACGAAGACGACGAGGCAGAGAGCAACGGCAAACCCAGCGAGCCCGGCTTCGATGACGGTGAGGTCGGCAAGTCCGACACCAGCGAGGACGATGAGATCGAAGAACTCGACGAGGACACCGAAGAGGCTGCTCCCGACGAGAGTCGCGCTCGCCTGATCAAGATCGCCACCCTGGTCGGCGCGGCCGCGTTGGGCGCGGTCGGCATCTTCGGGGCTTGGAGCTTCGTCCTGAAGCCGATCCTCGGCCCGTTGTTTGGTCTGGATGCTCCCGCAATCACTGCGGTGGCTCCGCCGACACCTGTCGGGCAGCAGGTCGCACCGCGCAGCAACAATCCCCTGCCGCCCCTCGGCAACGCGGCACCGGTCCCGTCACAGCCTCGCACTGCTCCTTCGCTGCCGCCCCAGTCCATGCCAGTCCAGAGCCCGGCCCCGGCGCCAGTTGCCGTCCAAGCTCGTCCTGACCAGGCGACACTGGATCGTATGGCTCGCCTCGAGGCGCTGGTTCAGGAACTCGTCGCCCAGGGCGCACGCCGTTCGGAAGTGGACCAGAAGATCGTGCCGCTGACCGAGCGGATCGCGAGCCTGGAAGCGCGCGGCGTCTCCCAGATGCCCAAGCCGACTGTCGACGTACCGCTGAAGCCTGAGGTTCTCGCCGGCTGGAAGCTGAAAGGCGTGTCGCGCGGTGTCGCGTGGGTCGAGGGCCCGAGCGGGACCACCGTTCAGGTCAAGCCTGGCGAGGCGCTGCCCAACGGCGCGGGAACGGTGAAGCAGATCTCGAAATACGAGAACGATTTTGTCGTCGTCACCGAGCGCGGCGTCATCGTCCGCAAGTAAGGCTTTCTGCAATGGCGCTGCTCCCACTGACCTTGTCGGTCAAAACGAAAAACTGGCGCCAGAACGATATGGAGAGCGGCGAGAAGAACGCCGATTTCCAGATCGTGAAGCCCAAGGTGCGCGAGCGCGACAACAACTCGTGCAAGCACTGCGGTTTCCGCTTCCCGAAGGGCGGCTACTACATGCAGGTGCATCACCTGAATGACGACCATGGCGACCAGAGCCTTCAGAACCTGGTCACCACCTGCATGCACTGCCACGCCCCGCATCACATCGGTCTGTGGGGCATGGATCGCGGCAAGGGCAAGGAAGCCTCGATCATCTATCTGCCCGAGATCTCCCAGGCGGACCTCTCGCATATGTGCCGCACCATCCTGGTCGCGCGCCGATATGCCGAGAAGATCGAGGCCGATCCGAAGGAGCTCGACGACAAGAAGCGCTCGGCCCGTCAGATGAAGGAGGCCGCCGACGCCCTTTTCGATCGCTACCGGGCCCGGGAAGCGGAGGCAGAGTCGCGCCTTGGTTCGTCCGATCCCCTCGATCTGGCCAACGCCCTCCTCCAGCTCAACGACGCCGATTACGAAAGGCGCAAGGAGGCCCTGGCACCCTATCGCCTTCTTCTGCTGGGCCCCCACTGCCTGGAGCGCGGTGTCGATATCATGCCCCAGATCGTCGACGACTGGATGGGGGCCGGCGGCCCCTATGGCAATCTGAAGCCCGTGACCTGGAAGAACCTTCTCCAGAACTTGCCACTGCGATGAGCCGGGGTGGTGATGTCGGAGGAAGGTAGGAAGTTCGGGGTTGTCATCTTCGACGACGCGCAGGATCCGCGCGGCGGGTGGTATTGCGTCGCCGGCGGTGCCGCCGATCGCTTCGCCGGCGCCCATGAGCTGTCCACGGACACGCTCTGGTGGACCAATATCAGCTATGAGCACTTCTTCCGTGGTCAGAACGAGATCTGGCGGATCCCGAACCTGCGGCACGACAAATACCTCGTCGTCAGCCACATCGACGTGCTGAAGGAGTGGGGTCACCCGCCCGACACCACCGATGCCGACTTCACCTGCGCATTCTGCGCAAGCGCCTTCGATCGGGTGATGCGCAACGCATGGCGCCTGATCTCGGACGTCTTCCCCAAGATCGACATCGAATCCGCGTTCAGGGGCAAGACCCTGCGCGAGGACCTGCGGTGCCTGTTGCCTGAGCTGGAATATCCCAAGGGCCCTGCCGCCGAGGTCTTCAAGACCGGACGGGCCTGGGAAGAATTCACCTCGACACTGGTGAAGCCCCCGCGCGGCGGCCGGCGCCTCATGCTGCGTCGGCCGCGCCTGTCCTATGCCATGGAGCTGCTCCAGACCCCGGTCCCGCGTGACCCGTTCGAATGGATCTCTCGCGGTGACATGCGCTCGCAGGCGGCCGACAAGCTCGACTTCGTGCTCAACAACACCCGCCCCTGCGTCGCCAACGTGGTCGTGCGCTCGATCCAGCAGGAAGTCGCTGAGATCTATGGCTTCGGCAACGCGATCGACAAGGACAAGCGCGTCAATCGCGAGTGGGTCGCGCAGCCCGAGTTCCAGATTTTCGCGCGCTACGCCGACCTGGACGTGAAGTCGGTCTACATCGGGCGCGAGTACTGGGCCTTGATGCCTGGCATGGCAGAGCCGGTGAAGGACTTCTTCACGGCGAAGTACCACGAGTATTCCTGGGCCGTTGGGGTCATAGCGGAGTGCTTCTGGCGCGCGGCCATGCTCGGCGAGGACAAGAACAAGGCCGGGCCGCTGCGCGACGGCGAGGAAAAGGCCCAGACCTCATGGCAAGGCCTGTGGATCCGTGCGGCCGACAAGGCGACGATGTTCCAGTGCTCGATGCGCCTGACCGAGCGGGGTCACGCAGTGACCGGATATGGCTTGGGCTGGGTGCGCTGCACGGTTCCTGAGGAGGCGGTGACGCAGTTCATCTCGGATGGGCTGACGCTCGGGCTGGTTCCTGTCTTCAGCGACGTGCCTGAGAGCGCATTCAACATTCGCAACCTGCCGACTTGGGGCGGTGACAAGGAATCCGCTGCCGTGGCGACATTCACGGTGACGCGCAACACCAACATGCTCTGGAACCTCGACAAGCTCCCGCTCATGAAGCCTGACAAGCAGGGAGACTATGTGAAGCGGCTCAAGGAGCGGTTTTCACGCGCGGCATAGGCCAGGGTTTTGGCCTTGCCAGGCACACGAGATGTCGGGCATTTCTGGCTGGACGATCAGGCCTGAGCCGAACTCACCATGCACAAGACGACGTCGAAGAGAACCGGCGGAAGCACGCTGAGCGGCTGGTCGACGGCGAAGCCGACCGAACCGACCGACTATCGAACGGGGGCGCTCGGCCGGGCTGAGGCCAAGAGGAAGACCGCAGAGAGCCATTATGCGAGGGTTCGGCGCAAATTCCGGGCGATCGTGCTCAAATGTGCTCGGGAATCCAAACCTGCTCCCACGGTGATCCCCGTTGTTCTGCAGGCTGAGATTGCCGCGGCCGGCGGTGTCGAGCAATGGGCGATCGGACTCGCCCTGGAAGCCTCACCCGTCAAACAGCGCCCATTCCCGCGCTCGGGCACAAGGCTCATGCCATGAAGGCCGCGTCGACTTCCCACGCGATCCTGGCCGAATGAGATCAGCCGCGGCTGATGCGCGCCAGACCGATAGCGTCGGCGACCAGCTTGGCTGTGGAAGGCTTGGCGAGGTGCCCGGTGCGCAGGCTGACAAGTCGCTCCGCTCTCGCGAGGACGGCTGGGGCGTGGTTCTGCATGGCCTCGCAAGTCTGCGGGCCGAGCTTCGTCCGGCGTCGATCGATTGCGTTGTCCAGCAGTGTCTTCAGACGGTAGGAGGCAGTGTCCGCCGGTCGAGGGCCATTGTCGCGCAGGTCGGCTGCGTCGAGAGCATGCGCGAGGCGTTCGATCTCGATGTTGCTTGGCGCGCCGCCGGCGACGATCCGATTGTGGAACATGCCGAATGCATGCTCGATGGTCCGCTGGGTCGCGTGCTCGGCGCTGACGGGCTTGGCTCCCAATCCTGTCGCCAGGCGAATTCTGTCGGGAGACGGCAATCCAGCGCGGCGACGGCTAAGAATCATGGCTTCTATCCTTCGTAAGCTGAGGATAGGCCTATCAGACCAACGTGGATGCAGTCGTTAACGAGATCTTGTCCGGCTTAATTGCCCGTGGATAAGGGATCACATCACGCGGGTTTCGACACCTACCACGCCGATATTGGTCCCGATTGCGTGCATGAGCTGGCCGTCGATGAACCGTTTGGTCGGGGCGATATCGCAGACGGTGAACCTGTACTCCTCGTCTCCGACTGGATGAAGGATGCGGTAGCGGATCTCGTGATGGCTGGAATCGTCGTCTGACTCCGGCAACTCGCCGATGAGGCTGTTGATGGTTTCGATCAGCCCGTTGGTCAGAGGCGAATAGATATCGCTCAGCTGCTGATAGGCGGCATCGAACGTGATGGCGTTGGATTTCGCCGCCTCGGTGATCTGGGCGATGCTGGCCGCCGTGTCTGGATCGAATCTCATGGGTCTGGGGTCGAGCGTGATCGTCACGCTTTCCTTGCGCGGGATCGCCTGCAGATAGGCGTCGGCATCGTGGATTTCCTTGACCGACATGTAGATCTCGCCGCCTTCCTTCAGCGCAAGATCCACCACGACAACCACGGCCTTGCGCTCATCGGAAGCGCCCTTCAGCACCGACTTGATTTCGTCGATGCTGCCGAGCTTCCCGCGGCCGCTGAACACATTGAGTGCATACCGATCGCCTCGTTCGACGAGATCGAACCGGACATAGGGCTGTCGATCGCGCTTGGTGAAGTTGATGAAGATGTTCTCCACCAGCCCATAAACGGTCATGTTCTGCATCTGCGCCTTGCCCTGGGCGAGCATGTATTCGCAGATCGCCTTGCGGCGCCGCGCCCTTGCCTGGTGCAGCGGAGCGGCAAAACGATCGAGCGGATGCTCCCGGAAGAAGAAGCCGACAGCGTCGAACTCGTTCTGGATGACGACGGAATCGACATCCTCAGCGACCTCGTCGATATCACGCGGCAGCTTGATCTCGGCAGCTCCCCCGAAAAGGTCCGCCGTGCCGTTGTCCTTGGGCAGGTTCTTGGCGAGATAGACCACCGCCTCCCGCAGACGCTTGCGGTTCT
This genomic window from Bosea sp. RAC05 contains:
- a CDS encoding HNH endonuclease, whose product is MALLPLTLSVKTKNWRQNDMESGEKNADFQIVKPKVRERDNNSCKHCGFRFPKGGYYMQVHHLNDDHGDQSLQNLVTTCMHCHAPHHIGLWGMDRGKGKEASIIYLPEISQADLSHMCRTILVARRYAEKIEADPKELDDKKRSARQMKEAADALFDRYRAREAEAESRLGSSDPLDLANALLQLNDADYERRKEALAPYRLLLLGPHCLERGVDIMPQIVDDWMGAGGPYGNLKPVTWKNLLQNLPLR
- a CDS encoding DotG/IcmE/VirB10 family protein; amino-acid sequence: MAEGTLGQRLSSSFQGGKRFLIIVGGVAVVSLAAYFFASSDPVAPVSDIRVPPNGMRNVPGSNAPSSEMANMIDQQNRARQERAQQVGGSALPTVVAQPIVPVDLPTEDRNRQGDLNGLQRPDPPVARPMITPPVLPVAPVMATQAINQVDDNLAELMKRQMEQIAKLGFGPADVKYHYKDTGGANGVAGASQAQTAAGAAGDAIDPLSGLKLPLPGTILYAEMVSTANSDAPGPVLARVAQGEFAGATLIGTFEARRDSMVITFRTMTVQSLRDGTEVNKSVQINAVGVDTKNIGTAMATDVDRHLLANVGFTAAAAFAQGFGSAIGQSGSSIVQGTGGITITNPALTTRQQLYVAGGAAAGAAGGALNQAFGNRPPTITVASGTPLGILFLPTGSQ